The following are encoded in a window of Esox lucius isolate fEsoLuc1 chromosome 14, fEsoLuc1.pri, whole genome shotgun sequence genomic DNA:
- the LOC105014708 gene encoding leukemia inhibitory factor receptor isoform X2: MTTKAFGQVHIMYNEVVMFSFWSYMDFIWTFGFRSVIHWANEQHSTPYFTDKEAVDVTSDQVYSKHHWSWTSVLPLECASHSVRLRSRYQTYTSQWSPLQTNTGMKPSTPEVYPKNKVVQVDSNLTFCCILGPGESLKFMHYNNTPMKTINISEQSYAMVVHMRTPSPPNCINVNCNLATYGTCVYVGYPPDDRNLICETRDLESVVCHWDKGRLTYLTKKRQTQYHLNGRACPHDTMTNCKQTVRVDQGEKNWTLTAENPLGTLKLIDRADLKKRVHLLAPVELEALNVNARNASVQWRWEINQYNNLLMICEVQLENNGQIDMRKHSGNGIGSVILTDLAPAQTYTVHVRCGLKQHFWKWGDWSRGSTFQTNEDIPEKLDVWMQIEGNQTVVLWKPLSANQSHGHILDYEVTWGRQNATVIPTRHYFPLSDQFTSERHRVTVTARNSAGRSPPTAITIPRLSKPMRSAENVVGSDGAFDLVWSASPDARCGYVVDWCPTYKECRPQWLKVPTGITRARVQSVSFEECVRYTFSIYGCTPGAPELLERREGYVKECLPEVQIKDLDVHQYGSDTVQISWTGIPLENQTSFLRSYVIYYFNSLDPASVKAVHVSPDEPKAKNLTGLTSGSYTFTLKALTSVGEGGESSPYYKKIEPPIDQLITVMVICLGSFACLLTLVTVVCYRNWNCIRNKLYPKIPKPAWNDKWLTERDGHGCQILDMDRCDPSKIDTVGDLQQAGEVELENNTGNKDSVLPCTDSYITAPHGNYIQYPPEHSTSAPHVMSFQHSGTQIRNYSYNLVTQAALDIGQPSIDSPYCPKPEPHNDMSHVPSGCDLRIYQPHVT; encoded by the exons ATGACAACAAAAGCATTTGGACAGGTCCACATTATGTACAATGAAGTAGTCATGTTTAGTTTTTGGTCATATATGGATTTCATTTGGACATTTGGATTCAGATCGGTGATTCACTGGGCCAATGAACAACATTCCACTCCATATTTCACAGATAAG GAAGCTGTTGATGTGACATCAGACCAAGTCTACAGTAAACATCATTGGAGTTGGACCTCTGTTTTACCTCTGGAATGCGCCTCCCACTCAGTCAGACTCCGCTCTCGATATCAGACATACACTAGTCAATGGAGCCCCCTTCAGACCAATACTG GGATGAAACCATCAACGCCAGAGGTTTacccaaaaaacaaagtggTTCAAGTTGATAGCAACCTCACCTTCTGCTGTATTCTTGGGCCAGGGGAGAGTCTTAAATTCATGCATTACAACAACACTCCAATGAAAACCATCAACATCAGTGAGCAGAGCTATGCCATGGTTGTACACATGCGCACTCCTTCTCCGCCCAACTGCATCAATGTCAACTGTAATTTAGCTACTTATGGCACCTGTGTTTATGTGGGAT ATCCCCCCGATGACAGGAACCTTATATGTGAGACCCGTGACTTGGAGTCAGTGGTGTGTCACTGGGACAAAGGGAGGCTCACCTACTTGACTAAAAAGAGGCAGACTCAGTATCATCTGAACGGAAG AGCTTGTCCACATGACACGATGACAAACTGCAAACAAACAGTGAGAGTGGATCAGGGGGAGAAGAATTGGACATTGACTGCCGAAAACCCCCTTGGCACACTGAAGCTCATAGACAGAGCAGATTTAAAGAAAAGAG tgcatttattAGCTCCTGTGGAGTTGGAGGCATTAAATGTGAATGCTAGAAATGCCAGCGTCCAGTGGCGGTGGGAAATAAATCAGTACAACAACCTACTGATGATTTGCGAAGTACAGCTGGAGAACAATGGGCAAATAGACATG AGGAAACATTCTGGAAATGGCATTGGGTCAGTGATTTTAACTGACCTAGCCCCAGCGCAGACGTACACAGTGCATGTGCGTTGTGGATTAAAACAGCACTTCTGGAAATGGGGTGACTGGAGCAGAGGTAGTACCTTTCAAACCAACGAGGACA TTCCTGAAAAATTAGATGTCTGGATGCAGATTGAGGGGAACCAAACCGTTGTACTTTGGAAA CCACTTTCAGCGAACCAGAGTCATGGGCATATCTTGGACTACGAGGTGACCTGGGGAAGACAGAATGCCACTGTCATTCCAACTCGGCATTACTTTCCCCTCAGTGATCAATTCACCAGTGAGAGGCATAGGGTCACAGTTACAGCCCGAAACTCGGCCGGCAGGTCCCCTCCCACGGCCATTACTATTCCCAGGCTCTCTAAGCCAATGAGGAGCGCTGAGAATGTCGTCGGCAGTGATGGGGCATTTGACCTGGTATGGTCCGCCAGCCCCGACGCTAGGTGTGGCTACGTGGTAGACTGGTGTCCCACATACAAAGAATGCAGACCACAGTGGCTGAAGGTACCAACGGGTATAACCAGGGCCAGAGTCCAGTCAG TTAGTTTTGAAGAATGTGTGAGGTACACATTCTCTATCTACGGCTGTACTCCAGGGGCCCCAGAGCTattagagaggagggagggctATGTGAAAGAGTGCC TTCCAGAGGTCCAGATTAAGGACTTGGACGTACATCAGTACGGTTCAGACACAGTTCAGATCTCATGGACTGGTATTCCCTTAGAGAATCAGACATCGTTCCTTCGTAGTTATGTCATATACTACTTCAATAGCTTAGATCCTGCCAGTGTGAAAGCTGTCCATGTCTCGCCAG ACGAGCCCAAGGCCAAGAACTTGACAGGTCTTACCTCCGGCtcatacacattcacactgaAGGCCCTAACATCagtaggagagggaggagaatcATCACCGTACTATAAAAAGATTGAGCCGCCAA TTGACCAGTTGATCACAGTGATGGTCATTTGCTTGGGTTCTTTCGCCTGTCTCCTCACGCTGGTCACCGTCGTATGCTACAGAAACTGGAACTG TATAAGAAATAAGCTGTATCCTAAAATTCCAAAGCCAGCGTGGAATGACAAATGGTTGACAGAACGG GACGGCCATGGTTGCCAAATCCTCGATATGGATCGATGTGATCCCAGTAAGATTGATACAGTGGGTGACCTACAGCAGGCCGGAGAAGTTGAACTGGAAAACAATACAGGAAACAAGGACAGCGTTTTACCCTGCACAGATTCATACATCACTGCTCCGCATGGAAACTACATCCAGTACCCTCCAGAACATTCCACCTCTGCTCCTCATGTAATGTCTTTTCAACATTCAGGAACACAAATCAGGAACTACTCATACAACCTAGTAACACAGGCTGCTTTAGACATTGGACAGCCCTCTATTGACTCACCTTACTGTCCTAAACCTGAACCTCACAATGACATGTCTCATGTGCCCTCTGGCTGTGACCTCAGGATTTACCAGCCCCATGTTACGTAG
- the LOC105014708 gene encoding leukemia inhibitory factor receptor isoform X1, translating into MLTNQHLTRTCYRSVIMLHFLLWASLFLLIIHEQVCQDGVLQGPQDVKVDYSLSEQRISVTWEDDPFSRRGPDKLIYDVEVLLTDSMKYVHREAVDVTSDQVYSKHHWSWTSVLPLECASHSVRLRSRYQTYTSQWSPLQTNTGMKPSTPEVYPKNKVVQVDSNLTFCCILGPGESLKFMHYNNTPMKTINISEQSYAMVVHMRTPSPPNCINVNCNLATYGTCVYVGYPPDDRNLICETRDLESVVCHWDKGRLTYLTKKRQTQYHLNGRACPHDTMTNCKQTVRVDQGEKNWTLTAENPLGTLKLIDRADLKKRVHLLAPVELEALNVNARNASVQWRWEINQYNNLLMICEVQLENNGQIDMRKHSGNGIGSVILTDLAPAQTYTVHVRCGLKQHFWKWGDWSRGSTFQTNEDIPEKLDVWMQIEGNQTVVLWKPLSANQSHGHILDYEVTWGRQNATVIPTRHYFPLSDQFTSERHRVTVTARNSAGRSPPTAITIPRLSKPMRSAENVVGSDGAFDLVWSASPDARCGYVVDWCPTYKECRPQWLKVPTGITRARVQSVSFEECVRYTFSIYGCTPGAPELLERREGYVKECLPEVQIKDLDVHQYGSDTVQISWTGIPLENQTSFLRSYVIYYFNSLDPASVKAVHVSPDEPKAKNLTGLTSGSYTFTLKALTSVGEGGESSPYYKKIEPPIDQLITVMVICLGSFACLLTLVTVVCYRNWNCIRNKLYPKIPKPAWNDKWLTERDGHGCQILDMDRCDPSKIDTVGDLQQAGEVELENNTGNKDSVLPCTDSYITAPHGNYIQYPPEHSTSAPHVMSFQHSGTQIRNYSYNLVTQAALDIGQPSIDSPYCPKPEPHNDMSHVPSGCDLRIYQPHVT; encoded by the exons ATGCTGACAAACCAACACCTCACCAGAACATGTTATAGGAGTGTAATCATGTTGCATTTCCTTCTATGGGCTTCACTGTTTCTCTTAATTATCCACGAACAAGTATGTCAAGATG GTGTCCTGCAGGGACCTCAGGATGTTAAAGTGGATTATAGCCTTTCAGAGCAACGGATATCTGTAACATGGGAAGATGATCCATTTTCCCGGAGAGGTCCTGATAAACTCATTTATGACGTGGAGGTTCTCTTAACTGACAGTATGAAATATGTGCACAGG GAAGCTGTTGATGTGACATCAGACCAAGTCTACAGTAAACATCATTGGAGTTGGACCTCTGTTTTACCTCTGGAATGCGCCTCCCACTCAGTCAGACTCCGCTCTCGATATCAGACATACACTAGTCAATGGAGCCCCCTTCAGACCAATACTG GGATGAAACCATCAACGCCAGAGGTTTacccaaaaaacaaagtggTTCAAGTTGATAGCAACCTCACCTTCTGCTGTATTCTTGGGCCAGGGGAGAGTCTTAAATTCATGCATTACAACAACACTCCAATGAAAACCATCAACATCAGTGAGCAGAGCTATGCCATGGTTGTACACATGCGCACTCCTTCTCCGCCCAACTGCATCAATGTCAACTGTAATTTAGCTACTTATGGCACCTGTGTTTATGTGGGAT ATCCCCCCGATGACAGGAACCTTATATGTGAGACCCGTGACTTGGAGTCAGTGGTGTGTCACTGGGACAAAGGGAGGCTCACCTACTTGACTAAAAAGAGGCAGACTCAGTATCATCTGAACGGAAG AGCTTGTCCACATGACACGATGACAAACTGCAAACAAACAGTGAGAGTGGATCAGGGGGAGAAGAATTGGACATTGACTGCCGAAAACCCCCTTGGCACACTGAAGCTCATAGACAGAGCAGATTTAAAGAAAAGAG tgcatttattAGCTCCTGTGGAGTTGGAGGCATTAAATGTGAATGCTAGAAATGCCAGCGTCCAGTGGCGGTGGGAAATAAATCAGTACAACAACCTACTGATGATTTGCGAAGTACAGCTGGAGAACAATGGGCAAATAGACATG AGGAAACATTCTGGAAATGGCATTGGGTCAGTGATTTTAACTGACCTAGCCCCAGCGCAGACGTACACAGTGCATGTGCGTTGTGGATTAAAACAGCACTTCTGGAAATGGGGTGACTGGAGCAGAGGTAGTACCTTTCAAACCAACGAGGACA TTCCTGAAAAATTAGATGTCTGGATGCAGATTGAGGGGAACCAAACCGTTGTACTTTGGAAA CCACTTTCAGCGAACCAGAGTCATGGGCATATCTTGGACTACGAGGTGACCTGGGGAAGACAGAATGCCACTGTCATTCCAACTCGGCATTACTTTCCCCTCAGTGATCAATTCACCAGTGAGAGGCATAGGGTCACAGTTACAGCCCGAAACTCGGCCGGCAGGTCCCCTCCCACGGCCATTACTATTCCCAGGCTCTCTAAGCCAATGAGGAGCGCTGAGAATGTCGTCGGCAGTGATGGGGCATTTGACCTGGTATGGTCCGCCAGCCCCGACGCTAGGTGTGGCTACGTGGTAGACTGGTGTCCCACATACAAAGAATGCAGACCACAGTGGCTGAAGGTACCAACGGGTATAACCAGGGCCAGAGTCCAGTCAG TTAGTTTTGAAGAATGTGTGAGGTACACATTCTCTATCTACGGCTGTACTCCAGGGGCCCCAGAGCTattagagaggagggagggctATGTGAAAGAGTGCC TTCCAGAGGTCCAGATTAAGGACTTGGACGTACATCAGTACGGTTCAGACACAGTTCAGATCTCATGGACTGGTATTCCCTTAGAGAATCAGACATCGTTCCTTCGTAGTTATGTCATATACTACTTCAATAGCTTAGATCCTGCCAGTGTGAAAGCTGTCCATGTCTCGCCAG ACGAGCCCAAGGCCAAGAACTTGACAGGTCTTACCTCCGGCtcatacacattcacactgaAGGCCCTAACATCagtaggagagggaggagaatcATCACCGTACTATAAAAAGATTGAGCCGCCAA TTGACCAGTTGATCACAGTGATGGTCATTTGCTTGGGTTCTTTCGCCTGTCTCCTCACGCTGGTCACCGTCGTATGCTACAGAAACTGGAACTG TATAAGAAATAAGCTGTATCCTAAAATTCCAAAGCCAGCGTGGAATGACAAATGGTTGACAGAACGG GACGGCCATGGTTGCCAAATCCTCGATATGGATCGATGTGATCCCAGTAAGATTGATACAGTGGGTGACCTACAGCAGGCCGGAGAAGTTGAACTGGAAAACAATACAGGAAACAAGGACAGCGTTTTACCCTGCACAGATTCATACATCACTGCTCCGCATGGAAACTACATCCAGTACCCTCCAGAACATTCCACCTCTGCTCCTCATGTAATGTCTTTTCAACATTCAGGAACACAAATCAGGAACTACTCATACAACCTAGTAACACAGGCTGCTTTAGACATTGGACAGCCCTCTATTGACTCACCTTACTGTCCTAAACCTGAACCTCACAATGACATGTCTCATGTGCCCTCTGGCTGTGACCTCAGGATTTACCAGCCCCATGTTACGTAG
- the LOC105014708 gene encoding leukemia inhibitory factor receptor isoform X4, with protein MKPSTPEVYPKNKVVQVDSNLTFCCILGPGESLKFMHYNNTPMKTINISEQSYAMVVHMRTPSPPNCINVNCNLATYGTCVYVGYPPDDRNLICETRDLESVVCHWDKGRLTYLTKKRQTQYHLNGRACPHDTMTNCKQTVRVDQGEKNWTLTAENPLGTLKLIDRADLKKRVHLLAPVELEALNVNARNASVQWRWEINQYNNLLMICEVQLENNGQIDMRKHSGNGIGSVILTDLAPAQTYTVHVRCGLKQHFWKWGDWSRGSTFQTNEDIPEKLDVWMQIEGNQTVVLWKPLSANQSHGHILDYEVTWGRQNATVIPTRHYFPLSDQFTSERHRVTVTARNSAGRSPPTAITIPRLSKPMRSAENVVGSDGAFDLVWSASPDARCGYVVDWCPTYKECRPQWLKVPTGITRARVQSVSFEECVRYTFSIYGCTPGAPELLERREGYVKECLPEVQIKDLDVHQYGSDTVQISWTGIPLENQTSFLRSYVIYYFNSLDPASVKAVHVSPDEPKAKNLTGLTSGSYTFTLKALTSVGEGGESSPYYKKIEPPIDQLITVMVICLGSFACLLTLVTVVCYRNWNCIRNKLYPKIPKPAWNDKWLTERDGHGCQILDMDRCDPSKIDTVGDLQQAGEVELENNTGNKDSVLPCTDSYITAPHGNYIQYPPEHSTSAPHVMSFQHSGTQIRNYSYNLVTQAALDIGQPSIDSPYCPKPEPHNDMSHVPSGCDLRIYQPHVT; from the exons ATGAAACCATCAACGCCAGAGGTTTacccaaaaaacaaagtggTTCAAGTTGATAGCAACCTCACCTTCTGCTGTATTCTTGGGCCAGGGGAGAGTCTTAAATTCATGCATTACAACAACACTCCAATGAAAACCATCAACATCAGTGAGCAGAGCTATGCCATGGTTGTACACATGCGCACTCCTTCTCCGCCCAACTGCATCAATGTCAACTGTAATTTAGCTACTTATGGCACCTGTGTTTATGTGGGAT ATCCCCCCGATGACAGGAACCTTATATGTGAGACCCGTGACTTGGAGTCAGTGGTGTGTCACTGGGACAAAGGGAGGCTCACCTACTTGACTAAAAAGAGGCAGACTCAGTATCATCTGAACGGAAG AGCTTGTCCACATGACACGATGACAAACTGCAAACAAACAGTGAGAGTGGATCAGGGGGAGAAGAATTGGACATTGACTGCCGAAAACCCCCTTGGCACACTGAAGCTCATAGACAGAGCAGATTTAAAGAAAAGAG tgcatttattAGCTCCTGTGGAGTTGGAGGCATTAAATGTGAATGCTAGAAATGCCAGCGTCCAGTGGCGGTGGGAAATAAATCAGTACAACAACCTACTGATGATTTGCGAAGTACAGCTGGAGAACAATGGGCAAATAGACATG AGGAAACATTCTGGAAATGGCATTGGGTCAGTGATTTTAACTGACCTAGCCCCAGCGCAGACGTACACAGTGCATGTGCGTTGTGGATTAAAACAGCACTTCTGGAAATGGGGTGACTGGAGCAGAGGTAGTACCTTTCAAACCAACGAGGACA TTCCTGAAAAATTAGATGTCTGGATGCAGATTGAGGGGAACCAAACCGTTGTACTTTGGAAA CCACTTTCAGCGAACCAGAGTCATGGGCATATCTTGGACTACGAGGTGACCTGGGGAAGACAGAATGCCACTGTCATTCCAACTCGGCATTACTTTCCCCTCAGTGATCAATTCACCAGTGAGAGGCATAGGGTCACAGTTACAGCCCGAAACTCGGCCGGCAGGTCCCCTCCCACGGCCATTACTATTCCCAGGCTCTCTAAGCCAATGAGGAGCGCTGAGAATGTCGTCGGCAGTGATGGGGCATTTGACCTGGTATGGTCCGCCAGCCCCGACGCTAGGTGTGGCTACGTGGTAGACTGGTGTCCCACATACAAAGAATGCAGACCACAGTGGCTGAAGGTACCAACGGGTATAACCAGGGCCAGAGTCCAGTCAG TTAGTTTTGAAGAATGTGTGAGGTACACATTCTCTATCTACGGCTGTACTCCAGGGGCCCCAGAGCTattagagaggagggagggctATGTGAAAGAGTGCC TTCCAGAGGTCCAGATTAAGGACTTGGACGTACATCAGTACGGTTCAGACACAGTTCAGATCTCATGGACTGGTATTCCCTTAGAGAATCAGACATCGTTCCTTCGTAGTTATGTCATATACTACTTCAATAGCTTAGATCCTGCCAGTGTGAAAGCTGTCCATGTCTCGCCAG ACGAGCCCAAGGCCAAGAACTTGACAGGTCTTACCTCCGGCtcatacacattcacactgaAGGCCCTAACATCagtaggagagggaggagaatcATCACCGTACTATAAAAAGATTGAGCCGCCAA TTGACCAGTTGATCACAGTGATGGTCATTTGCTTGGGTTCTTTCGCCTGTCTCCTCACGCTGGTCACCGTCGTATGCTACAGAAACTGGAACTG TATAAGAAATAAGCTGTATCCTAAAATTCCAAAGCCAGCGTGGAATGACAAATGGTTGACAGAACGG GACGGCCATGGTTGCCAAATCCTCGATATGGATCGATGTGATCCCAGTAAGATTGATACAGTGGGTGACCTACAGCAGGCCGGAGAAGTTGAACTGGAAAACAATACAGGAAACAAGGACAGCGTTTTACCCTGCACAGATTCATACATCACTGCTCCGCATGGAAACTACATCCAGTACCCTCCAGAACATTCCACCTCTGCTCCTCATGTAATGTCTTTTCAACATTCAGGAACACAAATCAGGAACTACTCATACAACCTAGTAACACAGGCTGCTTTAGACATTGGACAGCCCTCTATTGACTCACCTTACTGTCCTAAACCTGAACCTCACAATGACATGTCTCATGTGCCCTCTGGCTGTGACCTCAGGATTTACCAGCCCCATGTTACGTAG
- the LOC105014708 gene encoding leukemia inhibitory factor receptor isoform X3, whose amino-acid sequence MNNIPLHISQIRLYGSVFSSHSISITLEAVDVTSDQVYSKHHWSWTSVLPLECASHSVRLRSRYQTYTSQWSPLQTNTGMKPSTPEVYPKNKVVQVDSNLTFCCILGPGESLKFMHYNNTPMKTINISEQSYAMVVHMRTPSPPNCINVNCNLATYGTCVYVGYPPDDRNLICETRDLESVVCHWDKGRLTYLTKKRQTQYHLNGRACPHDTMTNCKQTVRVDQGEKNWTLTAENPLGTLKLIDRADLKKRVHLLAPVELEALNVNARNASVQWRWEINQYNNLLMICEVQLENNGQIDMRKHSGNGIGSVILTDLAPAQTYTVHVRCGLKQHFWKWGDWSRGSTFQTNEDIPEKLDVWMQIEGNQTVVLWKPLSANQSHGHILDYEVTWGRQNATVIPTRHYFPLSDQFTSERHRVTVTARNSAGRSPPTAITIPRLSKPMRSAENVVGSDGAFDLVWSASPDARCGYVVDWCPTYKECRPQWLKVPTGITRARVQSVSFEECVRYTFSIYGCTPGAPELLERREGYVKECLPEVQIKDLDVHQYGSDTVQISWTGIPLENQTSFLRSYVIYYFNSLDPASVKAVHVSPDEPKAKNLTGLTSGSYTFTLKALTSVGEGGESSPYYKKIEPPIDQLITVMVICLGSFACLLTLVTVVCYRNWNCIRNKLYPKIPKPAWNDKWLTERDGHGCQILDMDRCDPSKIDTVGDLQQAGEVELENNTGNKDSVLPCTDSYITAPHGNYIQYPPEHSTSAPHVMSFQHSGTQIRNYSYNLVTQAALDIGQPSIDSPYCPKPEPHNDMSHVPSGCDLRIYQPHVT is encoded by the exons ATGAACAACATTCCACTCCATATTTCACAGATAAGGTTGTATGGCAGTGTCTTttcttcacactccatttccaTCACTCTG GAAGCTGTTGATGTGACATCAGACCAAGTCTACAGTAAACATCATTGGAGTTGGACCTCTGTTTTACCTCTGGAATGCGCCTCCCACTCAGTCAGACTCCGCTCTCGATATCAGACATACACTAGTCAATGGAGCCCCCTTCAGACCAATACTG GGATGAAACCATCAACGCCAGAGGTTTacccaaaaaacaaagtggTTCAAGTTGATAGCAACCTCACCTTCTGCTGTATTCTTGGGCCAGGGGAGAGTCTTAAATTCATGCATTACAACAACACTCCAATGAAAACCATCAACATCAGTGAGCAGAGCTATGCCATGGTTGTACACATGCGCACTCCTTCTCCGCCCAACTGCATCAATGTCAACTGTAATTTAGCTACTTATGGCACCTGTGTTTATGTGGGAT ATCCCCCCGATGACAGGAACCTTATATGTGAGACCCGTGACTTGGAGTCAGTGGTGTGTCACTGGGACAAAGGGAGGCTCACCTACTTGACTAAAAAGAGGCAGACTCAGTATCATCTGAACGGAAG AGCTTGTCCACATGACACGATGACAAACTGCAAACAAACAGTGAGAGTGGATCAGGGGGAGAAGAATTGGACATTGACTGCCGAAAACCCCCTTGGCACACTGAAGCTCATAGACAGAGCAGATTTAAAGAAAAGAG tgcatttattAGCTCCTGTGGAGTTGGAGGCATTAAATGTGAATGCTAGAAATGCCAGCGTCCAGTGGCGGTGGGAAATAAATCAGTACAACAACCTACTGATGATTTGCGAAGTACAGCTGGAGAACAATGGGCAAATAGACATG AGGAAACATTCTGGAAATGGCATTGGGTCAGTGATTTTAACTGACCTAGCCCCAGCGCAGACGTACACAGTGCATGTGCGTTGTGGATTAAAACAGCACTTCTGGAAATGGGGTGACTGGAGCAGAGGTAGTACCTTTCAAACCAACGAGGACA TTCCTGAAAAATTAGATGTCTGGATGCAGATTGAGGGGAACCAAACCGTTGTACTTTGGAAA CCACTTTCAGCGAACCAGAGTCATGGGCATATCTTGGACTACGAGGTGACCTGGGGAAGACAGAATGCCACTGTCATTCCAACTCGGCATTACTTTCCCCTCAGTGATCAATTCACCAGTGAGAGGCATAGGGTCACAGTTACAGCCCGAAACTCGGCCGGCAGGTCCCCTCCCACGGCCATTACTATTCCCAGGCTCTCTAAGCCAATGAGGAGCGCTGAGAATGTCGTCGGCAGTGATGGGGCATTTGACCTGGTATGGTCCGCCAGCCCCGACGCTAGGTGTGGCTACGTGGTAGACTGGTGTCCCACATACAAAGAATGCAGACCACAGTGGCTGAAGGTACCAACGGGTATAACCAGGGCCAGAGTCCAGTCAG TTAGTTTTGAAGAATGTGTGAGGTACACATTCTCTATCTACGGCTGTACTCCAGGGGCCCCAGAGCTattagagaggagggagggctATGTGAAAGAGTGCC TTCCAGAGGTCCAGATTAAGGACTTGGACGTACATCAGTACGGTTCAGACACAGTTCAGATCTCATGGACTGGTATTCCCTTAGAGAATCAGACATCGTTCCTTCGTAGTTATGTCATATACTACTTCAATAGCTTAGATCCTGCCAGTGTGAAAGCTGTCCATGTCTCGCCAG ACGAGCCCAAGGCCAAGAACTTGACAGGTCTTACCTCCGGCtcatacacattcacactgaAGGCCCTAACATCagtaggagagggaggagaatcATCACCGTACTATAAAAAGATTGAGCCGCCAA TTGACCAGTTGATCACAGTGATGGTCATTTGCTTGGGTTCTTTCGCCTGTCTCCTCACGCTGGTCACCGTCGTATGCTACAGAAACTGGAACTG TATAAGAAATAAGCTGTATCCTAAAATTCCAAAGCCAGCGTGGAATGACAAATGGTTGACAGAACGG GACGGCCATGGTTGCCAAATCCTCGATATGGATCGATGTGATCCCAGTAAGATTGATACAGTGGGTGACCTACAGCAGGCCGGAGAAGTTGAACTGGAAAACAATACAGGAAACAAGGACAGCGTTTTACCCTGCACAGATTCATACATCACTGCTCCGCATGGAAACTACATCCAGTACCCTCCAGAACATTCCACCTCTGCTCCTCATGTAATGTCTTTTCAACATTCAGGAACACAAATCAGGAACTACTCATACAACCTAGTAACACAGGCTGCTTTAGACATTGGACAGCCCTCTATTGACTCACCTTACTGTCCTAAACCTGAACCTCACAATGACATGTCTCATGTGCCCTCTGGCTGTGACCTCAGGATTTACCAGCCCCATGTTACGTAG